A region of the Leptospira broomii serovar Hurstbridge str. 5399 genome:
AAGATCGATGCTACGAGATGGCTTTGGCGGAAAATGAAAAACGTAAAAGCTTGAATCCCTGGGAAGTCGGGCGCGCGATTCAATACCTTCGAAAAGAAAAAAAGAAAACCGCAGACGAGGTCGCAAAATTGTTGGGTTATACGGAGCGGTATGTAAAACAACTGAGCTCTATCGCAAGGCTGGATCAAAAATCCGTCGGTGATCTATTACGTAGCGGAAAGGACGCTTCGATAAAGAATTTGGAAAGTCTGTTAAAACGTAAGGAAGGCCGAGGGGGTGAAATGATTTCACCCCGGAAAACAGTCGAGAGGGTAACCTTGGATTTAAAGTCCCTCCCGGCCAAAACTCGAGATTCTTTTTTGCGAGATCTCGCAGTTTTAAAGAAAAAATACGGACTGAGTTGAGAAACAGTAATTTCAGTTTTGATGATTTTGGCCCTCGTAGAATAAATTTTCTAATTGGATAAATTGCGGCACAAAAAAGCATTCCCCTAAAGCAGAATCCGTTCGCTTAGGGATAAAATGAAAATAGGAATTATCGTAGGATCGCATCGTAAAGAATCTCAATCCGCAAAAGTGGGAGGGTTCCTTGCTTCGAAATTGAAGGAGATGTCGGTTCAAACTTGGACTTTCGATTTAGGAAAGACGAGGCTACCGATTTGGGATGAAAGTTTTTGGGACGGCGGCTTAGAATGGGATTCTCTCTGGAAACCGATCGATACGGAACTTAGGAGCTGCGACGGTTTTGTAGTAGTGACTCCCGAATACGCCGGGATGGCAAGTCCGGCTCTAAAGAATTTCTTTTTATATGCAGGGCTGCCTCAGCTCGGCCATAAGCCTGCGCTATTGGCCGGTGTCTCGGCCGGTCGCGGAGGAGCTTTTCCGGTGGATGAGCTTCGCTCAAGCAGTTATAAGAATAGCAAACTTTGCTATATTCCCGAACAATTACTATTCCGCGAGGCCGAACACCTGGTCAATCCCGGTGATCCGATTTCTCAAGAAGATTCGTATATACGTGAAAGAAGCACCTTTGCACTTAAGGTTTTGATCGCGTATGCGGAAGCCCTGTCCGAAGTCCGGGAATCGGGAGTCACGGAAGACCCTCGATTTAAGAACGGGATGTCTTAGAGTTACTCCGGCGCTTATGGTTTTTTAAAGAGACGTAATATCCTTGCCCCTCCATCCCAAATTAACCATGGTAAGGCTAAATTTACGATCCATGTGAAGAAGTAGAAGGGGACTTGGATCCACCAAGGATCGAACGGGTTTTGGGAATGAAAAAAATGAATCAGCACAGGATGCAAAAGAAAGATTCCTAAACTTCCTTTTCCTAAAGAACAAAAAATACGATAGGGTAGGGGAGGTGGTCCT
Encoded here:
- a CDS encoding NADPH-dependent FMN reductase encodes the protein MKIGIIVGSHRKESQSAKVGGFLASKLKEMSVQTWTFDLGKTRLPIWDESFWDGGLEWDSLWKPIDTELRSCDGFVVVTPEYAGMASPALKNFFLYAGLPQLGHKPALLAGVSAGRGGAFPVDELRSSSYKNSKLCYIPEQLLFREAEHLVNPGDPISQEDSYIRERSTFALKVLIAYAEALSEVRESGVTEDPRFKNGMS
- a CDS encoding ParB/RepB/Spo0J family partition protein — its product is MAKRAEFAGMDLLTAFGGEDSSRKEITIQDILPNPEQPRVFGKEEVGDLTESMRRLGLIEPIVVRKVGKKFQIVAGERRYQAAKILGWKSIAAVETDASEDRCYEMALAENEKRKSLNPWEVGRAIQYLRKEKKKTADEVAKLLGYTERYVKQLSSIARLDQKSVGDLLRSGKDASIKNLESLLKRKEGRGGEMISPRKTVERVTLDLKSLPAKTRDSFLRDLAVLKKKYGLS